One Pectinophora gossypiella chromosome 21, ilPecGoss1.1, whole genome shotgun sequence genomic region harbors:
- the LOC126376704 gene encoding salivary glue protein Sgs-3-like, which translates to MRKGEPQEDQGTYCLTTTTTTTRKPTTTTKTTTTLTTTKPTATTPTTTTLTTTTASPTTTTPTTTTATPTTTTQTTTTPNTMPPTTTTPTTTTPTTTTPTTTTPTTTTTTTTTPTTTTPTTTTPTTTTPTTTTPTTTTTTTTTPTTTTPTTTTPTTTTPTTTTTTTTTPTTTTTTTTTTTTTTTTTTTERVYEQEAPIDGE; encoded by the exons ATGCGCAAAGGCGAACCACAAGAAGACCAAGGTACCTACTGTCT AACAACCACGACTACAACAACGAGAAAACCAACAACCACAACCAAAACTACAACCACACTAACTACAACTAAACCAACTGCAACGACGCCAACTACAACCACGCTAACTACAACTACAGCCTCACCGACTACAACGACGCCAACTACAACTACAGCCACGCCGACTACAACCACGCAGACTACAACCACGCCGAATACAATGCCGCCAACTACAACCACGCCAACTACAACCACCCCGACTACAACCACACCAACTACAACCACACCGACTACAACCACGACAACTACAACCACGCCTACTACAACCACACCAACCACAACCACACCAACCACAACCACACCAACCACAACCACACCTACTACAACCACTACGACTACAACCACACCGACTACAACCACGCCTACTACAACCACGCCTACTACAACCACACCTACTACAACCACTACGACTACAACCACACCGACTACAACCACTACGACTACAACCACTACGACTACAACCACGACAACTACAACCACCGAAAGAGTATACGAACAAGAAGCTCCAATTGATGGAG AATAA